Part of the Sander lucioperca isolate FBNREF2018 chromosome 1, SLUC_FBN_1.2, whole genome shotgun sequence genome is shown below.
GAAAACTCTATGCACCTGTGTGAAACTCATTTGCACAACTCTTCAATCAGCAATCAGTCCTCATCCATCTATAAAAGATGCCACCTCTGTGTTGCTATTTGCAAGCATGGATCAAAGAGGCCATAGAGTAAGAGGCCATGacagaggggccagaggaagaggagcccgtATGCGTGGTGGAGGCCATGGCAGAagggccagaggaagaggagcccgtatgcgtggtggaggagctgcagcagcaagagGACAAAATCGAGCTCaagtttcaaatgaaattcGGGCAACAATTATTGACCATGTCATCAATCATGGCTTGTCCTTTAGAGAGGCTGGACAAAGGGTCCAGCCCATTCTGACTCGGAGCACTGTGGCATCTATTGTCAGGCTTtttcggaatgagaacaggtaattcacagtgttactgtaatgtataccactgtgtatttcagctttactgtattgccctgttagcagaacaaactgtgtctacagtaatgcagatgttttatcaatcccatttatgtgactgtcatacagtaatgtcaattttgacatgctttttgcttttactttataGGATCCACACATTACCACACACTGGTGGCAGAGGAAAGATATTTAGTATTGAACAGGAGTCTGCCATTGTAGATATGGTAGTGGCAAACAATGCAATCAGACTGCGTGAAATCCAGGCAGCAGTAATTGCAGATCAGGGAGCATTTAGAAATATAAACAGTGTGAGTTTGGCAACTATAGATCGAGTCCTTAAACGCCACCATGTCAGAATGAAGCAGCTGTACCGAGTTCCATTTCAAAGAAACTCTGACATCGTAAAGGAGGCACGATTCCAGTATGTGCAGGtacagattttgttattgtaatacCTTGGTTACCATAGTTACATGCAACTGGAATACTGTAATTTGCTTTAtgaatttgttctttttcttagaGAATAATGGAGCTTGAAGCTGAGGGGGCACATCACAAATTCATTTTTGTGGATGAAGCCGGCTTCAACCTCTGTAAAGTGAGGAGACGCGGGAGGAACATCATTGGGCAGAGGGCCACTGTCACAGTGCCAGGTCAGAGGGGTGCCAATATCACCATGTGTGCTGCCATCTCCAATGATGGGGTCCTTTGCCACATACCAACCATTGGCCCATACAATACAGAACGCCTCATCACATTTCTTGATTCATTGAAAGAAATACTGATTCCACCCGAAGAGAGAGGGCTGTTGAGGCCTGGCATGACTCTGTATGTCATAATTTGGGACAATGTGGCTTTCCATCACTCTCGCCTTGTGAACGAATGGTTTGCAGCACAGCCTCGTATTATGATGCACTTCCTTCCTGCATACTCCCCTTTTCTGAACCCAATCGAGGAGTTCTTCTCTGCTTGGAGGTGGAAGGTGTATGATCACCGGCCATATGAGCAGATGCCCCTCCTGGAGGCAATgaatgctggttgcctggcaatagGTGCAGAGGACTGCCAGGGATGGATGCGCCACGCAAGGAGGTATTTCCCTCGGTGCATTGCAAGGGAAAACATTCAATGCGATGTTGATGAGAACCTGTGGCATAATCGTCAAGAACGAATGGACTAAATGTgaaagataaaatatatatctttTCTAAAGGTGTTTCCTTTGGTAGCTTCCAGTAtccatttgagtttgtaaagtgtcatatttcatattgatggctgtattttgtattttgttgtccattgtgtaatgattgattgaaagaataaattaatttgaccacaagttgaggtgtttgatggaaatatttgcttatgttgcatgcttttaatgttttgtgagtgttagagcattttgctaacaaaatgagtcattttggccattgagcttcagttttatcctgtgtgttaactgttttgaaaatgtgatgtcagagtgagcaaatgtgtttaagcAGTTGAGAAACTGTAAGTGTGAGTTGATCCACAAGGTGGACCAATTCAAAGCCAGAGCTAGACTCCAATTTGGCTGGAGGGGGAAAGGACTGTATCTTCACCACTCaactttcagtgtgtgtgtgtgtgtgtgtgtcagcgctGACAGGCACATTCAGATTCACCCGTGACCTTTGGGGAAAGAGGGGATAAGTCAGAAAGAGGGGAGCTTCAAAGGAAAAATGCTTTGCTGTGCTTTTGCTTTGGAGCTGCAGTTTTTGTCACTTCACCCAACATGCATCAGTAtgtttgactgtgtgtctgAGCTGTTTTTTCAAGTAGCACAGCAAAACTGTACAGTTCACTCTGAAACAGCTGCTGTGATTATGAAAAATTAATTTCCTCAAATATGTTTTCTAAAATAATAGTTGTTGAACAAATCCACCAGTACGTTGTTGCAATATCCCAAactataataaaacaaaaatgtttatgCTTTCATTAGATAGGTGAGAGTAGAGAGATGATAGAAAACTagctgagggagagagagagagagagagagagagagatgcagcaAATGTTCCTGATCAGAGACATACCTCAAAATTGACTGGCCATCCCTAAAAACATATATTtccactttttatttatttgtctcaaaacaacatttatatatcacttttcaaaaagtttttttagAGCTTCACAATTTAGAGGGATAAAAGCAAAAGAAAACGTTCagtaaagtaagtaaataataataataatactatttaAAAATCAATATATTTAATTAGAATAAATAGAACCTATTCTTTTCTTACATATGGGTGCTGCAAGTTTAGCCTTTGtctaaaataatttaataaagaCCATTTATCTCACCCATCCTCTGATCCTGTGCACTCCTCCCCAACATCTAACTCTTTGGTcctgctgtctttctcttttttcagtGACCCCAAACAAACTTATTGAATTATACATAACACAAAATAATGACCAACTGCCTGCTACAAGTGTACTCTTGTAATTGCGAGTCCCAGCTGCAGAAGCTGGTGGTGAAATGTCTTGCTCAAAGATgtattgt
Proteins encoded:
- the LOC116052664 gene encoding uncharacterized protein LOC116052664, which codes for MKQLYRVPFQRNSDIVKEARFQYVQRIMELEAEGAHHKFIFVDEAGFNLCKVRRRGRNIIGQRATVTVPGQRGANITMCAAISNDGVLCHIPTIGPYNTERLITFLDSLKEILIPPEERGLLRPGMTLYVIIWDNVAFHHSRLVNEWFAAQPRIMMHFLPAYSPFLNPIEEFFSAWRWKVYDHRPYEQMPLLEAMNAGCLAIGAEDCQGWMRHARRYFPRCIARENIQCDVDENLWHNRQERMD